From a region of the Paraburkholderia hospita genome:
- the clpP gene encoding ATP-dependent Clp endopeptidase proteolytic subunit ClpP: MHRHFTSPAASGFNFVPTVIEQSGRGERAYDIYSRLLRERIVFLVGPVNDQSASLIVAQLLFLESENPDKDISFYINSPGGSVYDGLAIFDTMQFIKPDVSTLCTGFAASMGTFLLAAGAPGKRFALPNARIMIHQPSGGGQGTASDVEIQAKEVLYLRERLNTVLAERTGQSIAQIEKDTDRDNFMSADAARAYGLVDDVLTTRVPAVAEAAHSAM; this comes from the coding sequence ATGCATCGACACTTCACTTCACCCGCCGCGTCGGGCTTCAATTTCGTGCCGACCGTCATCGAGCAATCGGGCCGCGGCGAACGCGCCTACGACATCTATTCGCGCCTGCTGCGCGAGCGGATCGTGTTTCTGGTCGGCCCCGTCAACGACCAGTCGGCGAGCCTGATCGTCGCGCAGTTGCTGTTTCTCGAATCGGAGAATCCTGACAAGGATATTTCTTTTTACATTAACTCGCCGGGCGGCTCGGTCTACGACGGCCTCGCGATCTTCGACACGATGCAGTTCATCAAGCCCGACGTATCGACGCTCTGCACAGGCTTCGCGGCCAGCATGGGCACGTTCCTGCTCGCAGCGGGCGCGCCCGGCAAGCGTTTTGCGTTACCGAACGCGCGCATCATGATCCATCAGCCCTCGGGCGGCGGACAGGGCACCGCGTCGGACGTCGAGATCCAGGCGAAGGAAGTGCTGTATCTGCGCGAGCGCCTGAACACCGTGCTCGCGGAAAGAACGGGGCAGAGCATCGCGCAGATCGAGAAGGACACGGATCGTGACAATTTCATGTCAGCGGATGCGGCGAGAGCCTATGGCCTCGTCGATGACGTGCTGACAACGCGCGTGCCTGCTGTTGCCGAAGCGGCGCACAGCGCGATGTAG
- the xseA gene encoding exodeoxyribonuclease VII large subunit, translating to MNSESPFSSSAGAAGDAVVPVSVLNRAIGTMLERSFPLVWVSGEVSNFTRAASGHWYFSIKDAQAQMRCVMFRGRAQYAEFTPREGDKIEVRALVTMYEPRGELQLNVEAVRRTGQGRLYEAFLRLKAQLESEGLFEAERKRALPAHPRAIGIVTSLQAAALRDVLTTLARRAPHIPVIVYPAPVQGAGVSAKLAAMVETASRRGEVDVLIVCRGGGSIEDLWAFNEEVLARAIAESKMPVVSGVGHETDFTIADFAADVRAPTPTGAAELVSPQRVLLLRDLDHRHATLARGFGRMMERRAQQLDWLARRLVSPAERLARQHTHLQQLSVRLASAGARPVRDARGRFALVQMRWQRWRPDLSLHRSQVNGLAERLERALLRQHERHIARVETLAARLEVLSPQRTLERGYAALLDAQNGRAVRAPSALKPGRRMTVHLAEGSADIALSDVQPRLTDGF from the coding sequence ATGAATTCCGAAAGTCCTTTCTCGTCGTCCGCTGGCGCGGCTGGCGATGCCGTCGTTCCCGTCTCGGTACTCAACCGCGCGATCGGCACGATGCTCGAACGCTCGTTCCCGCTCGTCTGGGTCTCCGGCGAAGTGTCGAACTTCACGCGTGCCGCGAGCGGGCACTGGTATTTCTCGATCAAGGACGCGCAGGCGCAGATGCGCTGCGTGATGTTCCGCGGCCGCGCGCAATATGCGGAGTTCACGCCGCGCGAAGGTGACAAGATCGAAGTGCGCGCGCTCGTCACGATGTACGAGCCGCGTGGCGAGCTTCAACTGAATGTCGAGGCCGTGCGCCGCACGGGCCAAGGCCGTTTGTACGAAGCGTTCCTGCGGCTGAAGGCGCAACTCGAATCAGAAGGCCTGTTCGAAGCGGAGCGCAAGCGCGCGCTGCCTGCGCATCCGCGCGCGATCGGCATTGTCACGTCGTTGCAGGCGGCCGCATTGCGCGACGTACTGACAACCTTGGCGCGTCGCGCGCCACACATTCCCGTGATCGTCTATCCCGCGCCCGTGCAGGGCGCGGGCGTCAGCGCGAAGCTGGCCGCGATGGTCGAGACGGCGAGCCGGCGCGGTGAAGTGGACGTGCTGATCGTGTGTCGCGGCGGCGGCTCGATCGAAGACCTGTGGGCTTTCAACGAAGAAGTGCTGGCCCGCGCGATTGCGGAGAGCAAGATGCCCGTCGTGAGCGGCGTCGGTCACGAAACCGACTTCACGATCGCCGACTTCGCCGCCGATGTCCGCGCTCCCACACCCACGGGCGCCGCCGAACTCGTCAGCCCGCAACGCGTGCTGCTGCTGCGCGACCTCGATCATCGTCATGCGACGCTCGCGCGCGGCTTCGGTCGCATGATGGAGCGGCGCGCGCAGCAGCTCGACTGGCTCGCGCGGCGTCTCGTGTCGCCGGCCGAAAGGCTCGCGCGGCAACACACGCATCTGCAGCAACTGAGCGTTCGGCTCGCGTCGGCGGGTGCGCGGCCCGTGCGCGACGCGCGCGGGCGTTTCGCGCTCGTGCAGATGCGCTGGCAGCGCTGGCGTCCCGATCTCTCGCTGCATCGTTCGCAAGTGAACGGCCTTGCCGAGCGGCTCGAGCGCGCATTATTGCGTCAACATGAAAGACACATTGCGCGCGTGGAAACGCTTGCCGCGCGGCTCGAAGTACTGAGCCCGCAACGCACGCTCGAACGTGGCTACGCGGCATTGCTCGATGCGCAAAACGGCCGCGCAGTGCGAGCGCCATCGGCATTGAAGCCGGGCCGCCGCATGACCGTTCACCTCGCTGAAGGCTCGGCGGATATCGCGCTGTCGGATGTTCAGCCGCGTCTTACGGATGGCTTTTAA
- a CDS encoding EAL domain-containing protein, translated as MSMIELDPPGFQPPRPVAGDEGSRRTVRYGGYTVFSVFQPVFSVSHRRAIGYHASLRAHDENERQVPSAEVFTQAARRGDLLELGRLAESLHLGNFNAFDSHDEWLFLSLHPAALMDTSYGDALLAGLKSLGLPPQRVVLEVSEQAGGETTRFAEIIDALRKSGFLIALDGFGAKHSNIDRVWNLRPDIVTLDRCILAQASEHSHIERVLPGIVSMLHESGQLVLMGGLTTERDALIALECNVDFVQGTFFAAPSVEPVARQATVSLMDRLSAALRERVAARERAQAERLAPFVTALEAASAQLVEGKPMAEATAPLLELRETARCFLLDGSGRQIGDNVLPQGRASQRAKRFRPLLHSEGASWERRPYFIQAVRAPGQVHLTPPYLSINEAHLCVTASIAAETARGMQVLCVDINWEVAAHRN; from the coding sequence ATGAGCATGATCGAACTCGATCCTCCCGGCTTCCAGCCTCCGCGCCCCGTAGCAGGCGACGAGGGCTCCCGCCGCACCGTCCGGTATGGCGGCTACACGGTTTTCAGCGTATTTCAGCCGGTTTTCTCGGTTTCGCACCGTCGCGCGATCGGCTATCACGCGTCGCTGCGCGCGCACGACGAGAACGAAAGGCAGGTGCCGTCGGCCGAAGTCTTCACCCAGGCCGCGCGGCGCGGCGACCTGCTGGAGCTCGGGAGGCTCGCCGAATCGCTGCATCTGGGCAACTTCAACGCGTTCGACAGTCACGACGAATGGCTCTTTCTGAGCCTTCATCCCGCCGCGCTGATGGACACGAGCTACGGCGACGCGCTGCTCGCGGGCCTCAAGTCGCTCGGTCTGCCGCCGCAGCGCGTGGTGCTCGAAGTGTCCGAGCAGGCGGGCGGGGAGACGACGCGCTTCGCCGAGATCATCGACGCGCTGCGCAAGTCCGGCTTCCTGATCGCGCTCGACGGCTTCGGCGCGAAGCATTCGAATATCGACCGCGTGTGGAACCTGCGGCCCGACATCGTCACGCTCGACCGCTGCATCCTCGCGCAGGCCAGCGAGCATTCGCATATCGAGCGCGTGCTGCCCGGCATCGTGTCGATGCTGCATGAATCGGGGCAACTGGTGCTAATGGGCGGCCTCACGACCGAGCGCGACGCGCTGATCGCGCTCGAATGCAATGTCGATTTCGTGCAGGGCACCTTCTTCGCCGCGCCGAGCGTCGAGCCCGTCGCGCGTCAGGCGACCGTGAGCCTGATGGACAGGCTGTCGGCGGCACTGCGCGAACGCGTGGCCGCACGTGAGCGCGCGCAAGCCGAGCGGCTCGCGCCGTTCGTGACGGCGCTGGAAGCCGCGAGCGCGCAGCTCGTCGAAGGCAAGCCGATGGCCGAGGCGACCGCGCCGCTGCTGGAACTGCGCGAAACGGCGCGCTGCTTCCTGCTCGACGGCTCGGGCCGTCAGATCGGCGACAACGTGCTGCCGCAAGGCCGCGCGTCGCAGCGCGCGAAACGCTTCCGGCCGCTGTTGCATTCGGAAGGCGCTAGCTGGGAACGTCGTCCGTATTTCATCCAGGCCGTGCGCGCGCCCGGCCAGGTGCATCTGACGCCGCCCTATCTGTCGATCAACGAGGCGCACCTGTGCGTGACGGCGTCGATCGCGGCGGAAACCGCGCGCGGCATGCAGGTGCTATGCGTCGATATCAACTGGGAAGTGGCCGCGCATCGTAATTGA
- a CDS encoding aminotransferase-like domain-containing protein, whose product MKLDIELNRENGVPLTEQIVSGVQDWIRLRTAHPGAKLPSIRQFATDNDISRFPVIEAYDRLVSLGYLDSRPGSGFYVAERHRAAMSCQGASDPRRAEDESTHILQQFNHPGESLKLGSGFIPEAWRDMDSLAQAIRHVSRTDGASMIDYATPLGNATLRELLQGRIEQLGIEAEASQILITFGASQAMDLLMRYLLKPGDTIFVEDPGYYNFNGLLKLHGVNLIGIPRTRTGPDLDAMQAQLQQHRPKLFFINSVFHNPTGTTIAPPIAFRLLQLAREHNFKIIEDDIYADFQTEPTDRLATLDQLEHVIYIGGLSKTLSSSLRIGYVIADHATIKDLADIKMLTSIGGSRFAEAVTVALLERGMYRKHLERLRRRMRDALGATVQTLEMSGWEVFENPLGGKFVWARVPHVEDAERLVECGVPLGVTVAPGSYFRPNAEPSPWIRVNAAFANDPRARAFFEAAAGLKA is encoded by the coding sequence ATGAAGCTCGACATTGAACTGAACCGCGAAAACGGCGTGCCGCTCACCGAGCAGATCGTCAGCGGCGTACAGGACTGGATCCGCTTGCGCACCGCGCATCCCGGCGCGAAGCTACCGTCGATCCGCCAGTTCGCCACCGACAACGACATCAGCCGCTTCCCCGTGATCGAGGCCTACGACCGGCTCGTGTCGCTCGGTTATCTGGATTCGCGGCCGGGTTCCGGCTTCTACGTTGCCGAACGGCACCGCGCCGCGATGAGTTGTCAGGGCGCGTCCGACCCGCGTCGCGCCGAAGACGAATCGACCCACATCCTGCAACAGTTCAATCATCCCGGCGAATCGCTGAAGCTCGGCAGCGGCTTCATTCCCGAGGCATGGCGCGACATGGACAGCCTCGCGCAGGCGATCCGCCACGTGTCGCGTACCGACGGCGCGAGCATGATCGATTACGCGACGCCGCTCGGCAACGCGACACTGCGCGAACTTCTGCAAGGACGCATCGAGCAGCTCGGCATCGAAGCGGAAGCGTCGCAGATCCTGATCACGTTCGGCGCGAGCCAGGCGATGGACCTGCTGATGCGCTACCTGCTCAAGCCCGGCGACACGATCTTCGTCGAGGACCCGGGCTACTACAATTTCAACGGCCTGCTGAAGCTGCATGGCGTGAACCTCATCGGCATTCCGCGCACGCGCACGGGCCCCGATCTCGACGCGATGCAAGCGCAGTTACAGCAGCATCGGCCGAAGCTCTTCTTCATCAACTCGGTCTTTCACAACCCGACAGGCACGACGATCGCGCCGCCCATCGCATTCCGCCTGCTGCAACTCGCGCGCGAGCACAACTTCAAGATCATCGAAGACGATATCTACGCCGACTTTCAGACCGAACCCACCGACCGCCTCGCCACGCTCGATCAACTCGAGCACGTGATCTACATCGGCGGGCTGTCGAAGACTTTGTCGTCGTCGCTGCGCATCGGCTATGTGATCGCCGATCACGCAACCATCAAGGATCTCGCCGACATCAAGATGCTGACGAGCATCGGCGGCTCGCGCTTTGCGGAAGCCGTAACCGTCGCGTTGCTCGAACGCGGGATGTATCGCAAGCATCTCGAAAGATTGCGGCGGCGCATGCGCGATGCGCTCGGCGCGACCGTGCAGACGCTCGAAATGAGCGGTTGGGAGGTGTTCGAGAATCCACTGGGCGGCAAGTTCGTGTGGGCGCGCGTGCCGCATGTCGAGGATGCGGAGCGGCTCGTCGAATGCGGTGTGCCGCTCGGCGTGACGGTGGCGCCCGGCAGCTATTTCCGGCCGAATGCGGAGCCGAGCCCGTGGATACGCGTCAACGCTGCGTTTGCGAACGATCCGCGCGCACGGGCGTTTTTTGAGGCGGCGGCGGGTTTGAAGGCGTAA
- a CDS encoding sigma-70 family RNA polymerase sigma factor yields the protein MEMNGEKSADFEAVRARLFALAYRMLGSRAEAEDIVQDAWLKWHAADASELRSSAAWLTTITTHLAIDRLRHLQIERTTRSGGWMPDPWVENLAPSAEDLALQAVQMSYGVMLLLERLKPEERAAFVLHEAFDCDYAEIAKILAKTPANCRQMVHRARARLQREGVPAKRADPAAHARIVERLRAAMEAQDRAGLVRLFCEVPSVMSDAPETDDAVATAEQAATTLSMHGRGDQMETVTMNGMRAVALMRDGEIDALLDISIGEDERIVALRIVTGALRLASATRVFGRAAVLQLLRPVSRQAASITMRGHFPVDIDA from the coding sequence ATGGAAATGAACGGAGAGAAGTCGGCGGATTTCGAGGCGGTGCGCGCGAGGCTCTTTGCGCTCGCGTACCGGATGCTCGGCAGCCGCGCGGAAGCGGAAGACATCGTGCAGGACGCGTGGCTCAAATGGCATGCCGCCGACGCGAGCGAACTGCGTTCGTCGGCCGCATGGCTCACGACGATCACGACACACCTCGCGATCGACCGGCTGCGTCATCTGCAGATCGAGCGTACGACGCGTTCAGGCGGCTGGATGCCGGACCCGTGGGTCGAGAACCTCGCGCCATCGGCGGAAGACCTCGCGTTGCAGGCCGTGCAGATGTCGTATGGCGTGATGCTGCTGCTCGAACGGCTGAAGCCCGAGGAACGCGCGGCATTCGTGCTGCATGAGGCATTCGATTGCGATTACGCGGAGATCGCGAAGATTCTTGCGAAGACGCCCGCGAATTGCCGGCAGATGGTGCATCGCGCGAGGGCGCGTTTGCAGCGCGAAGGCGTGCCGGCGAAGCGGGCGGACCCGGCCGCGCATGCGCGCATTGTCGAGCGCTTGCGGGCGGCGATGGAAGCGCAGGATCGCGCGGGCCTTGTGCGGCTCTTCTGCGAGGTGCCGAGCGTAATGAGCGACGCGCCCGAAACGGACGATGCCGTCGCGACGGCCGAACAGGCGGCGACCACGCTGTCGATGCACGGTCGTGGCGACCAGATGGAGACGGTGACGATGAACGGCATGCGCGCCGTGGCGTTGATGCGCGACGGCGAAATCGACGCGCTGCTCGACATTTCGATCGGCGAGGACGAACGCATCGTCGCGTTGCGCATCGTGACGGGCGCACTGCGGCTGGCGAGCGCGACGCGCGTGTTCGGGCGCGCGGCGGTCCTGCAACTGCTGCGGCCCGTCAGCCGTCAGGCCGCGTCAATTACGATGCGCGGCCACTTCCCAGTTGATATCGACGCATAG
- a CDS encoding DUF2917 domain-containing protein — MREIRTFELEHSEPASAWRAAQPLAVNVLAGELWLTVEGDAEDYWLAAGESFELKRGAVAWLSAGRDGVRLSLTVTGGVGDTVKVERRRAPRWTWMPRWLLTA, encoded by the coding sequence ATGCGTGAAATCCGTACTTTCGAACTCGAGCACAGCGAGCCGGCAAGCGCCTGGCGGGCTGCGCAGCCGCTTGCCGTGAACGTGCTGGCGGGCGAACTCTGGCTGACCGTCGAAGGCGACGCCGAGGATTACTGGCTCGCAGCGGGCGAGTCGTTCGAACTGAAGCGCGGCGCCGTCGCGTGGCTGAGCGCGGGGCGGGACGGCGTGCGGCTCTCGCTGACGGTGACTGGCGGCGTGGGCGACACGGTGAAAGTCGAGCGGCGGCGCGCGCCGCGCTGGACGTGGATGCCGCGCTGGCTGCTCACGGCCTGA
- the mdtD gene encoding multidrug transporter subunit MdtD, whose translation MLWIVATGFFMQTLDSTIVNTALPAMAKSLGELPLRMQSVVIAYSLTMAVMIPVSGWLADKLGTRRVFMSAILVFTIGSLLCANAQTLTQLVLYRVLQGVGGAMLLPVGRLAVLRVFPAERYLPALSFVAIPGLIGPLIGPTLGGWLVKIASWHWIFLINVPVGIAGVIATFIFMPDSRNPDTAKFDMKGYVLLIVGMVSISMALDGQTEFSIQHATMLMLLILSLGCFVAYGLHATRAANPIFSLDLFKIHTFSVGLLGNLFARIGSGAMPYLIPLLLQVSLGYSAFEAGLMMLPVAAAGMSSKRLVTRLIMKYGYRRVLVSNTVLVGLAMASFSLTSEHQPLWLRLVQLALFGGVNSMQFTAMNTLTLKDLGTGGASSGNSLFSLVQMLAMSLGVTVAGALLTTFTGLIPRVTAANSLPAFHATFLCVGLITAATSWIFAQLSADIRQPVRRADPQERT comes from the coding sequence ATGCTGTGGATCGTCGCGACGGGCTTCTTCATGCAGACACTCGATTCGACGATCGTCAACACCGCGCTTCCCGCGATGGCGAAAAGCCTCGGCGAATTGCCGTTGCGCATGCAATCAGTCGTGATCGCGTACTCGCTGACGATGGCCGTGATGATTCCCGTGTCCGGCTGGCTCGCCGACAAGCTCGGCACGCGGCGCGTGTTCATGAGCGCGATCCTCGTCTTCACGATCGGCTCGCTGCTGTGCGCGAATGCGCAGACGCTCACGCAACTGGTGCTCTATCGCGTGCTGCAAGGCGTGGGCGGCGCGATGCTACTGCCCGTCGGCCGCCTTGCCGTGCTGCGCGTGTTTCCCGCCGAACGCTATTTGCCCGCGCTGTCGTTTGTTGCCATTCCGGGGCTGATCGGTCCGCTGATCGGCCCGACGCTTGGCGGCTGGCTCGTCAAGATCGCATCGTGGCACTGGATCTTTCTGATCAACGTGCCTGTTGGCATCGCCGGCGTGATCGCGACGTTCATCTTCATGCCCGACAGCCGCAACCCCGATACCGCGAAGTTCGACATGAAAGGCTATGTGCTGCTGATCGTCGGCATGGTGTCGATCTCGATGGCGCTCGACGGACAAACCGAATTCTCAATCCAGCACGCGACCATGCTGATGCTGCTGATCCTTTCGCTAGGCTGTTTCGTTGCCTACGGATTGCATGCGACGCGCGCGGCCAACCCGATCTTCTCGCTCGATCTGTTCAAGATCCACACGTTCAGCGTCGGCCTGCTCGGCAACCTGTTCGCGCGGATCGGCAGCGGCGCGATGCCGTATCTGATTCCGCTGCTGCTACAGGTGAGCCTCGGCTACAGCGCGTTCGAAGCCGGCCTGATGATGCTGCCCGTCGCCGCGGCGGGCATGTCGTCGAAGCGCCTCGTCACGCGGCTCATCATGAAGTACGGCTACCGGCGCGTGCTCGTGTCGAACACGGTGCTGGTCGGCCTCGCGATGGCGAGCTTCTCGTTGACGAGCGAGCATCAGCCGCTGTGGCTGCGCCTCGTGCAGCTCGCGTTGTTCGGCGGCGTCAACTCGATGCAGTTCACCGCGATGAACACGCTGACGCTGAAAGACCTCGGCACGGGCGGCGCGAGCAGCGGCAACAGCCTGTTCTCGCTCGTGCAGATGCTCGCGATGAGCCTCGGCGTCACCGTCGCGGGCGCGTTGCTGACGACATTCACGGGCCTCATCCCGCGCGTCACGGCGGCCAACTCGCTGCCTGCCTTTCACGCGACTTTCCTGTGTGTCGGCCTGATCACGGCGGCGACGTCGTGGATTTTCGCGCAGTTGTCGGCCGATATCCGGCAGCCCGTGAGGCGCGCCGATCCGCAGGAACGCACGTGA
- a CDS encoding superoxide dismutase — translation MEHTLPPLPFAKNALAPHMSEETLEFHYGKHHQTYVTNLNNLIKGTEFENLSLEEIVKKSSGGIFNNSAQIWNHTFFWNSLSPQGGGAPKGKVAEAINAKWGSFDKFKEEFTKTAVGTFGSGWAWLVKKADGSLDLVSTSNAATPLTTDAKALLTIDVWEHAYYIDYRNARPKFVEAFWNIVNWDFAEKNFA, via the coding sequence ATGGAACATACGCTCCCGCCGCTGCCGTTCGCGAAGAACGCGCTCGCTCCGCACATGTCGGAAGAGACGCTCGAGTTTCACTACGGCAAGCACCATCAGACCTATGTGACCAACCTGAACAATCTGATCAAGGGCACTGAGTTCGAGAACCTGTCGCTGGAAGAGATCGTCAAGAAGTCGTCGGGCGGTATCTTCAACAACTCCGCGCAAATCTGGAATCACACGTTCTTCTGGAACAGCCTGTCGCCGCAAGGTGGTGGCGCGCCGAAGGGCAAGGTCGCCGAAGCGATCAACGCGAAGTGGGGTTCCTTCGACAAGTTCAAGGAAGAATTCACGAAGACGGCAGTCGGCACGTTCGGCTCGGGCTGGGCATGGCTCGTGAAGAAGGCAGACGGTTCGCTGGATCTGGTGTCGACCAGCAACGCCGCCACGCCGCTGACCACGGACGCAAAGGCGCTCCTGACGATCGACGTGTGGGAACACGCGTACTACATCGATTACCGCAATGCGCGTCCGAAGTTCGTCGAAGCATTCTGGAACATCGTGAACTGGGACTTCGCGGAAAAGAACTTCGCGTAA
- a CDS encoding NYN domain-containing protein — translation MASSQDTVSMALFCDFENVALGVRDAKYEKFDIKLVLERLLLKGSIVVKKAYCDWDRYKGFKAAMHEANFELIEIPHVRQSGKNSADIRLVVDALDLCYTKSHVNTFVIISGDSDFSPLVSKLRENAKQVIGVGVQRSTSDLLTANCDEFIFYDDLVRENQRAAAKRDGAKAAQQAAQQATKRASDGEKRKEDLETRKTKAVELAVQTFDALASERGDSGKIWASVLKNAIKRRKPDFNETYYGFRAFGNLLEEAQSRGLLEVGRDEKSGTFVYRSGSSGVAASAEVASPRETGDEWAAMPAAAEIVDLEEATVTADVEDDVPADQALEDAPPAVSTGHADNGKGETRRKGRGTRKPAAKRAKKKTERVEAAEGETDSSLAADTRHVPEQAAVSEAHAPVHEAEHPATEAPAAKKKPSRKSTTRSRRPRKTESANDAE, via the coding sequence ATGGCGTCATCCCAGGATACCGTCAGCATGGCGCTGTTCTGTGATTTCGAAAATGTCGCGCTCGGCGTGCGCGACGCGAAATACGAAAAATTCGACATCAAGCTGGTGCTCGAACGGCTGCTGCTCAAAGGCAGCATCGTCGTGAAGAAGGCGTACTGCGACTGGGACCGCTACAAGGGCTTCAAGGCCGCGATGCACGAAGCGAACTTCGAGCTGATCGAAATTCCGCACGTACGGCAATCGGGCAAGAATTCCGCAGACATTCGCCTCGTCGTCGATGCACTCGACCTCTGCTATACGAAGTCGCACGTCAATACGTTTGTCATCATCAGCGGCGATTCGGATTTCTCGCCGCTCGTGTCGAAGCTGCGTGAAAACGCGAAGCAGGTGATCGGCGTCGGCGTGCAGCGCTCGACGTCGGATCTGCTGACGGCCAACTGCGACGAATTCATTTTCTACGACGATCTCGTGCGCGAGAACCAGCGCGCAGCTGCGAAACGCGACGGCGCCAAGGCCGCGCAGCAGGCGGCGCAACAGGCCACGAAGCGCGCATCCGACGGTGAAAAACGCAAGGAAGACCTGGAAACGCGCAAGACGAAAGCGGTCGAACTTGCTGTGCAGACCTTCGATGCGCTCGCGTCGGAGCGCGGCGATAGCGGCAAGATCTGGGCGTCGGTGCTGAAAAACGCGATCAAGCGCCGCAAGCCCGATTTCAACGAGACGTACTACGGTTTCCGCGCATTCGGCAATCTGCTCGAAGAAGCGCAGTCGCGCGGGTTGCTCGAAGTGGGCCGTGACGAGAAGTCGGGCACGTTCGTGTATCGCAGCGGGTCGTCTGGTGTCGCTGCGTCGGCCGAAGTCGCAAGCCCGCGCGAGACAGGCGACGAATGGGCGGCCATGCCTGCTGCCGCCGAGATCGTCGATCTGGAGGAAGCGACTGTCACGGCTGACGTCGAAGACGATGTGCCCGCTGATCAGGCGCTCGAGGATGCGCCGCCGGCCGTATCGACCGGTCATGCGGACAACGGCAAGGGCGAGACGCGCCGCAAGGGACGCGGCACGCGCAAGCCCGCTGCAAAGAGAGCGAAGAAGAAGACAGAACGCGTCGAAGCGGCCGAAGGCGAAACGGATTCGTCGCTGGCTGCGGATACGCGGCATGTGCCGGAACAGGCCGCTGTATCTGAGGCTCACGCGCCTGTGCACGAAGCGGAACATCCCGCAACGGAAGCACCCGCTGCGAAGAAGAAACCCTCGCGCAAATCGACGACGCGCAGCCGCCGTCCGCGCAAGACCGAGTCGGCCAACGACGCGGAGTAA
- a CDS encoding TetR/AcrR family transcriptional regulator: MSLSSDNPKVRRIPQQERAAKRVDALLDAAGNVIAERGFDAATMTAIAERAGASIGAVYQYFPNKDALVFALRTRYGDEMDAQWSALGEAAHEWSVDELVERLFALMIDFIAARPAYLPLLSVTLNFRRDAAARNRLRGRFAELFQRYSPALSDDDAFRVAEVVLQVVKSLNPLYAAAKPKDRKALVDEYRLVVSSYLAARLH; encoded by the coding sequence ATGAGTCTGTCCTCAGATAATCCGAAAGTGCGGCGTATTCCCCAGCAGGAGCGCGCGGCAAAGCGTGTCGATGCGCTGCTCGACGCCGCAGGCAACGTGATCGCGGAGCGCGGTTTCGACGCCGCGACGATGACGGCGATCGCCGAACGCGCGGGCGCGTCGATTGGTGCTGTCTATCAATACTTTCCGAACAAGGATGCGCTTGTTTTCGCGCTGCGTACGCGCTATGGCGACGAAATGGACGCGCAATGGAGCGCGCTGGGCGAAGCGGCGCATGAATGGAGCGTCGATGAGCTGGTCGAGCGCCTCTTCGCGCTGATGATCGACTTCATCGCGGCGCGGCCTGCGTATCTGCCGCTGCTGTCGGTGACGCTGAACTTCCGGCGCGACGCGGCCGCGCGCAACCGCTTGCGCGGCCGGTTCGCTGAGCTGTTTCAGCGCTACAGCCCGGCGTTATCGGACGACGACGCGTTTCGCGTCGCCGAGGTCGTGTTGCAGGTCGTGAAAAGCCTGAATCCGCTGTACGCAGCGGCGAAACCGAAAGATCGCAAGGCGCTGGTCGACGAGTACAGGCTGGTCGTTTCGTCGTATCTCGCCGCGCGCCTGCATTGA
- a CDS encoding isochorismatase family protein yields MAQALSIDPRSTAIVLIDLQHSNVGRQLAPHSAADVVARSVRAADALRAAGGTVVFVRVDVAQLLSLPADAPLRPRDAPAPPPQASDLAPECNVQAGDLVVTKRQWGAFYGTDLEQQLRRRHINTIVLTGIATNFGVESTARAAFDQGYELIFIEDAMSGLSGETHAFPIEHIFPRMGFVRSTEEFISAVAETGTFGGA; encoded by the coding sequence ATGGCGCAAGCGCTTTCCATCGATCCGCGCAGCACGGCCATCGTGCTGATCGATCTGCAGCACAGCAATGTCGGCCGGCAACTGGCGCCGCATTCCGCCGCCGACGTCGTCGCGCGTTCCGTGCGCGCCGCCGATGCACTGCGCGCGGCGGGCGGCACGGTCGTGTTCGTACGCGTCGATGTCGCGCAACTGCTGTCGTTGCCCGCCGATGCGCCGCTGCGTCCGCGCGATGCGCCCGCTCCGCCGCCGCAGGCATCGGACCTCGCGCCCGAGTGCAATGTGCAGGCCGGTGATCTCGTGGTGACGAAACGCCAGTGGGGCGCGTTCTACGGCACCGATCTGGAACAGCAATTGCGACGCCGTCACATCAACACCATCGTGCTGACGGGCATCGCGACGAACTTCGGCGTCGAGTCGACGGCGCGCGCGGCGTTCGACCAGGGCTACGAGCTGATCTTCATCGAAGACGCGATGTCGGGCCTGTCTGGCGAAACGCATGCCTTTCCCATCGAGCATATCTTTCCGCGCATGGGCTTCGTGCGCTCGACAGAGGAATTCATCAGCGCCGTTGCCGAAACAGGGACGTTCGGCGGCGCCTGA